From the genome of Synergistaceae bacterium:
GTCTTCCCTTGCTTCTCAGTATCGTGTTTCTCCTGAAACAGCAAGGAGGGCAATTTGTGTTCTTTCTGAGCTAGGAATTGTTGAAGCATTAAAAGGCAGTGGAGTTACCATTAAATCCAGAGAAAATGCTCTCTTATACATATCAAGAAGACGAGACGCGAAAACTCTTTTTCATCTTAAAAATACTATTTTACAAAAACTAGAGAGTCAGATGCGTGAAACAATCGAACTTAAAACTCAAGTTGAGAGACTTGTTGATATGACAGAACGATTTAGGTCAACAAACCCTTTCATTCCTTTTGAAATAACTCTCGAAAAAGGCTTGCCTTCGCTAGGGAAAAAAATATCCCAATTAAGTTTTTGGCAATCAACATCAGCTACTGTCGTTGCGATAAAAAAGAACGACTCACTTATACTTTCACCCGGAGGAGAAACTGTGCTTGCCCAAGGAGATGTCCTTTATTTTGTGGGAGATGAAAATAGCAACACAAAGGTGAAAGATTTTTTAAGAACTTTAAAAAAACTGAACTCAACAGCCAATTAAAGGCTCTTTTCTAGTCCCCTCACTCTAAAACAAAATAAAAGATAAATTTTCCTTGTAAAAGTAACAACTTTATGTAAGTATATAGAGTGTTGCAATATTAATATTGGAGGAAAATATAAATAATCATGAATTTTAAAGAATTAAGAACGGGAACAAAAAAGCTTCGCAATATTCTATTTGGAACAGTATTGTTCTTCTCAATCTTTTCTACACAAGCTTTCGCAAAAACTACACTGGTACTGGCAGACAGCGGATGGGATAGCCAAAAACTACATAATGCGTTAGTTAGCCATATAGTAGAAAAAGCCTACGGGGGCTACAAACTAAAAACTTCTACCGCGTCCACACCCATGAATTGGCAAGCCCTAATCGCAGGAGATGTC
Proteins encoded in this window:
- a CDS encoding GntR family transcriptional regulator, encoding SSLASQYRVSPETARRAICVLSELGIVEALKGSGVTIKSRENALLYISRRRDAKTLFHLKNTILQKLESQMRETIELKTQVERLVDMTERFRSTNPFIPFEITLEKGLPSLGKKISQLSFWQSTSATVVAIKKNDSLILSPGGETVLAQGDVLYFVGDENSNTKVKDFLRTLKKLNSTAN